One segment of Gammaproteobacteria bacterium DNA contains the following:
- the smc gene encoding chromosome segregation protein SMC — protein MRLSKIKLSGFKSFVDPTIIHLPSNLVGIVGPNGCGKTNIIDAVRWVMGELSAKQLRGDSMADVIFNGSSARKPVSAASIELLFDNSDGAIGGQFANYAEISVRREVVRDGTSNYFLNNTRCRRRDVTDLFLGTGLGPRSYAIIEQGTITRLVESKPEELRVFLEEAAGISRYKERRRETESRMHATRENIERLNDVLDEVSKQIEHLHRQARAAERYKSLNEDKRRLEAELKVLHWRELDEQVGGQEGIIREHETRLEAAIAEQRGIESGLEKAREQHTQAGDGLTRVQARSYELATATARLEQSLQHLREARSQHEQDLDGLQASRQEIEGHIDRDREQIARADAALASFEPARDQALAGERCSTQSLAEAERALQLWQERWEAFNREAGDKAQAAEVARTRIQHLERQHAQGLQRRDKLEGERTGLSADAGQAGIEELDEAIQQAEATRTRLQTELEQATRELDGLRESDQQLSTELHALRTQLEDRRGRLAALDALQQAALGKSRAQVSDWLRQRKLDGQPRLAELINVAPGWERAVETVLGYHLEAICVEQFADDAAKLASLTGGSLSFVEKAGKAGSGDRDSLLGKVEGPLDLSDWLGSVRTAENLEAALVMRARLSARESVITRDGLWLGRHWLRVIRGEDERAGVLARAQELKQHQTQLANIEREVTGKAARQESARRRMRELEAQREELQDSLNQAAGEQADLRAQHQGARERLQHLEQRTVQLDVELADLNRQLETVAAELQAARTDLHAAQDGVQALESQRTPLQTERDALRRRTEEARARALQDAETRHGLALKFEAQRSTRDSTRQNLERMQAQLAQMDTRATALRQAIQDAAAPAGQQESELQSLLRRRTDMDSELAAARAQVESMADQVRKLEQLRQVSEHRAEELREQLQQLQLGIQEARVRRSTLEEQLRADGYELAPLLSGLAGGAGIADWTEKLAAANQRIERLGPINLAAIQEYSEQAQRKQYLDSQLTDLNQALETLQAAIRKIDRETRTRFQETFDKVNTGLQSSFPKLFGGGHAYLELTGEELLDAGVTVMARPPGKRNSTIHLLSGGEKALTAVALVFAIFELNPAPFCLLDEVDAPLDEANIGRFGDLVRGMSDRVQFVFITHNKTTMEMANQLIGVTMSEPGVSRLVDVDVDEAVRIAAM, from the coding sequence ATGCGGCTCAGCAAAATAAAACTGTCGGGTTTCAAATCCTTCGTGGACCCGACCATCATCCACCTGCCCAGCAACCTGGTGGGCATAGTCGGCCCCAACGGCTGCGGCAAGACCAACATCATCGATGCCGTACGCTGGGTCATGGGCGAACTCTCCGCCAAACAGCTGCGCGGCGACTCCATGGCGGACGTGATTTTCAACGGCTCCAGTGCCCGTAAGCCGGTAAGCGCGGCGTCCATCGAATTGCTGTTCGACAACTCCGACGGCGCCATCGGCGGCCAGTTCGCCAACTACGCGGAGATCTCTGTGCGGCGCGAGGTGGTGCGCGACGGCACCTCCAACTATTTTCTCAACAACACACGCTGCCGCCGCCGCGACGTCACCGACCTGTTCCTGGGCACCGGGCTCGGGCCGCGCAGCTATGCCATCATCGAGCAGGGCACGATCACGCGCCTGGTGGAATCCAAGCCGGAGGAACTGCGCGTGTTTCTGGAAGAGGCGGCCGGGATTTCCCGCTACAAGGAAAGGCGCCGCGAGACCGAGAGCCGCATGCACGCGACGCGCGAGAACATCGAACGCCTGAACGACGTGCTGGACGAGGTCAGCAAGCAGATCGAGCACCTGCACCGGCAGGCGCGGGCCGCCGAACGTTATAAATCCCTGAACGAGGACAAGCGCCGCCTGGAGGCCGAACTCAAGGTGCTGCACTGGCGCGAGTTGGACGAGCAAGTAGGCGGCCAGGAAGGCATTATCCGTGAACATGAAACCCGCCTGGAGGCCGCGATTGCCGAACAGCGCGGCATCGAGAGCGGGCTGGAGAAGGCCCGGGAGCAGCACACCCAAGCCGGCGACGGCCTGACCCGGGTGCAGGCGCGTTCCTACGAGTTGGCGACTGCCACCGCCAGGCTGGAACAGTCGTTGCAGCACCTGCGCGAGGCCCGCAGTCAGCACGAGCAGGATCTCGACGGTCTGCAAGCCAGCCGTCAGGAAATTGAAGGTCATATAGACCGTGACCGCGAACAGATCGCGCGTGCGGATGCCGCGCTGGCGTCGTTCGAGCCGGCGCGCGATCAGGCATTGGCCGGGGAACGGTGCTCCACGCAGTCGTTGGCAGAGGCCGAGCGTGCGCTGCAGCTGTGGCAGGAACGTTGGGAAGCGTTCAACCGTGAGGCCGGCGACAAGGCGCAGGCCGCGGAAGTCGCGCGCACGCGCATCCAGCACCTCGAGCGCCAGCACGCTCAGGGCCTGCAGCGGCGCGACAAATTGGAGGGCGAACGCACCGGACTGTCCGCGGATGCAGGCCAAGCGGGCATCGAGGAACTGGATGAAGCCATCCAGCAGGCGGAAGCCACGCGCACGCGCCTGCAAACCGAACTCGAACAGGCGACCCGCGAGCTCGACGGGTTGCGGGAAAGCGACCAGCAGCTCAGCACCGAACTGCATGCCCTGCGCACTCAGCTCGAAGATCGCCGTGGGCGCCTCGCCGCGCTCGACGCGCTGCAACAGGCGGCGCTCGGCAAGAGCCGCGCCCAGGTTTCCGATTGGCTCAGGCAGCGCAAACTCGATGGACAACCGCGCCTGGCGGAGCTCATCAATGTGGCGCCCGGCTGGGAGCGGGCGGTGGAAACCGTGCTCGGCTACCACCTGGAAGCAATATGCGTGGAGCAGTTTGCGGACGACGCCGCGAAACTGGCCAGCCTCACCGGAGGCTCGCTCTCATTTGTGGAAAAGGCCGGCAAGGCCGGCTCCGGCGATCGCGACAGCCTGCTCGGCAAAGTCGAAGGTCCGCTCGATCTGAGCGATTGGCTGGGGAGCGTGCGCACGGCGGAGAACCTTGAGGCCGCGCTCGTGATGCGCGCCAGACTGTCCGCGCGCGAATCGGTCATTACGCGCGACGGTCTCTGGCTCGGGCGCCACTGGTTGCGGGTCATTCGCGGCGAGGATGAACGCGCGGGTGTGCTGGCACGCGCCCAGGAACTCAAGCAGCACCAGACGCAGCTCGCCAACATCGAACGCGAAGTGACCGGTAAGGCTGCGCGCCAGGAAAGCGCGCGCCGCCGCATGCGGGAACTCGAGGCGCAGCGCGAGGAGCTGCAGGACAGCCTCAATCAAGCCGCCGGCGAGCAGGCGGACCTGCGCGCACAACACCAGGGCGCCAGGGAACGGTTGCAGCATCTGGAACAGCGCACTGTGCAACTGGATGTCGAACTCGCCGATTTGAACCGGCAACTGGAAACGGTTGCAGCCGAATTGCAGGCTGCGCGCACCGACTTGCACGCGGCACAGGACGGGGTGCAGGCGCTGGAGTCGCAGCGCACACCACTGCAGACCGAACGCGATGCACTGCGCCGCCGCACCGAGGAAGCACGCGCGCGCGCCCTGCAGGATGCCGAAACCCGGCATGGCCTGGCGCTCAAGTTCGAGGCGCAGCGCTCCACGCGTGATTCCACGCGCCAGAATCTGGAGCGCATGCAGGCACAGCTTGCGCAGATGGATACGCGCGCCACGGCATTACGGCAAGCCATCCAGGATGCAGCCGCGCCCGCGGGTCAGCAGGAGAGCGAACTGCAAAGCCTGCTGCGGCGGCGTACGGACATGGATAGTGAACTGGCCGCGGCGCGTGCTCAGGTTGAGTCCATGGCCGACCAGGTGCGCAAACTCGAACAGCTGCGCCAGGTAAGTGAGCATCGCGCCGAGGAACTGCGCGAACAGCTGCAGCAATTGCAGCTCGGTATCCAGGAAGCGCGCGTGCGCCGCAGCACACTGGAGGAACAGTTGCGTGCCGACGGCTATGAGCTCGCGCCGCTGCTGTCCGGTCTGGCTGGCGGTGCGGGCATTGCGGATTGGACCGAAAAGCTGGCCGCGGCCAATCAACGCATCGAACGCCTCGGCCCGATCAATCTGGCGGCAATCCAGGAATACAGCGAGCAGGCGCAGCGCAAGCAATACCTGGACTCACAACTCACGGATTTGAACCAGGCACTGGAAACGCTGCAGGCGGCGATCCGCAAAATCGATCGTGAGACCCGCACACGCTTCCAGGAAACCTTCGACAAGGTGAATACCGGATTGCAGAGCAGTTTTCCGAAACTGTTCGGCGGCGGCCATGCCTATCTGGAGCTGACCGGTGAGGAGCTGCTGGACGCGGGCGTGACCGTCATGGCGCGCCCGCCCGGCAAGCGCAACAGCACCATTCACCTGTTGTCCGGCGGCGAGAAGGCGCTCACCGCCGTGGCGCTGGTATTCGCCATTTTCGAATTGAATCCGGCGCCGTTCTGTCTGCTCGACGAAGTGGACGCGCCGCTGGACGAGGCCAACATCGGCCGTTTTGGCGATCTGGTGCGCGGCATGTCCGATCGCGTGCAATTCGTGTTCATTACGCACAACAAGACGACCATGGAGATGGCCAATCAGCTCATCGGCGTGACCATGAGCGAGCCGGGGGTATCGCGGCTCGTGGACGTGGACGTGGACGAAGCGGTGCGCATCGCGGCCATGTAA
- the queF gene encoding preQ(1) synthase, with translation MPAAPSKNLETFANPHPERDYTIRIRIPEFTCLCPRTGQPDFAELLLEYVPGQACVELKALKLYIWSYRDQGAFHEDVANRILGDLVAMLSPRFMRLTAQFNVRGGLYTTVVAEHRQPGWQCPAPVALP, from the coding sequence ATGCCCGCCGCACCCAGCAAAAATCTCGAGACTTTTGCCAATCCGCATCCGGAGCGCGACTACACGATCCGTATCCGCATCCCTGAATTCACCTGCCTGTGCCCGCGCACCGGCCAGCCGGATTTTGCCGAGTTGCTGCTGGAATACGTGCCCGGGCAGGCTTGCGTGGAGCTCAAGGCGCTGAAACTCTACATTTGGAGTTACCGCGATCAGGGCGCGTTTCACGAGGACGTCGCCAACCGTATTCTCGGCGATTTGGTTGCGATGCTGAGCCCTCGTTTCATGCGCCTTACGGCACAATTCAACGTGCGTGGCGGCCTGTACACCACGGTGGTCGCGGAGCACCGCCAGCCCGGCTGGCAGTGCCCGGCGCCTGTGGCCCTGCCCTGA
- a CDS encoding BolA family protein: MHYLHTHVQAEFRPSQLEIRDEGAQHAGHAHAGRGHYSMRIVAAAFAGKDRLQRHRMIYAALGNLQQADIHALSIQAFAPDESH; this comes from the coding sequence ATGCATTATCTGCACACGCACGTGCAGGCTGAATTCCGGCCCTCGCAGCTGGAAATCCGCGATGAGGGCGCACAGCATGCAGGTCATGCGCATGCCGGTCGCGGCCACTATTCCATGCGCATCGTGGCCGCCGCATTTGCCGGCAAGGACCGCCTGCAGCGCCACCGCATGATTTACGCGGCGCTCGGCAATCTGCAGCAGGCCGATATTCACGCACTCAGCATTCAGGCGTTCGCGCCCGACGAATCTCATTGA
- the ligA gene encoding NAD-dependent DNA ligase LigA translates to MSDRQGAEQRLRSLRDALHRHNYLYYVLDAPEIPDSEYDKLFRELLELERAFPDLRTPDSPSQRVGAAPLKEFGEVRHVVPMLSLDNAFSDDEVRAFDARVRERLGDDGPVAYAAEPKLDGLAISLTYEHGVLSRGATRGDGSVGEDVTPNVRTIASIPLRLQGRGYPAALEVRGEIYMPKQAFEELNCRQLERGEKIFANPRNAAAGGLRQLDSRVTAARNLEFFAYAWGEVRDGAWLDTHSRVLARWRDWGLRTNPENRVVHGVQGCLEYFHTLADKRASLPYQIDGVVYKVDRLDWQQRLGFVAHAPRWAVAHKFPAEEATTLLKAVEFQVGRTGALTPVARLEPVFVGGATVSNATLHNMDEVLRKDVRVGDTVIVRRAGDVIPEIVGVVLSERPAGTQPIKVPARCPVCGAHVERETRERTRQGKTVIEELAAWRCTGRLACPAQLAQAILHFAGRRALDIEGLGEKLVEQLIAEKLLHSPADIYALQHAQLARLERMGDKSAENLLTAIARSKTTTLARFLYALGIPEVGEVTAQTLADHFGSLDALQHAALQYASSLKQARAGTDRTLTKNLANNELRKVPDIGPEAAASLAQFFGEPHNQSVIRALRAAGVHWPEGSGRRAEAGRLQGKSFVLTGTLAGISREQATERIRALGGKVAGSVSRKTDYLVVGTEPGSKLAEARRLGVRELSEAQLRDLLDS, encoded by the coding sequence ATGAGCGACCGGCAGGGCGCCGAACAGAGGCTGCGCAGCCTGCGCGACGCGCTGCATCGTCACAATTACCTGTATTACGTGCTGGACGCGCCGGAAATTCCCGACAGCGAATACGACAAGCTGTTCCGCGAACTGCTGGAACTGGAGCGTGCATTTCCCGATCTGCGCACGCCGGATTCACCGAGCCAGCGCGTGGGCGCAGCCCCGCTCAAGGAATTCGGCGAAGTACGCCACGTAGTGCCGATGCTGTCGCTGGATAACGCCTTCAGTGACGACGAAGTGCGTGCGTTCGACGCGCGCGTGCGCGAACGTCTGGGAGACGATGGGCCGGTCGCCTACGCGGCCGAACCCAAGCTCGATGGCCTGGCGATCAGCCTGACTTACGAGCATGGAGTGCTCAGCCGCGGCGCCACGCGCGGCGACGGCAGCGTGGGCGAGGACGTCACGCCGAACGTGCGCACCATCGCGTCGATTCCACTGCGCCTGCAAGGCCGCGGTTACCCCGCGGCACTGGAAGTGCGCGGCGAAATCTACATGCCGAAGCAGGCGTTCGAGGAACTCAACTGCCGCCAACTGGAACGCGGTGAAAAAATCTTTGCCAACCCGCGCAATGCCGCGGCTGGCGGTCTGCGGCAACTGGATTCGCGCGTCACTGCCGCGCGCAATCTGGAATTTTTTGCCTATGCCTGGGGCGAAGTACGCGACGGCGCATGGCTGGATACCCACAGCCGGGTATTGGCACGCTGGCGCGACTGGGGGCTGCGCACCAATCCCGAGAACCGCGTGGTGCACGGCGTGCAGGGTTGCCTGGAGTATTTCCACACTCTGGCCGACAAGCGTGCCAGTCTGCCGTATCAGATTGACGGCGTGGTCTACAAGGTTGACCGGCTCGACTGGCAGCAGCGTCTCGGATTCGTGGCGCACGCACCGCGCTGGGCGGTGGCGCACAAGTTTCCCGCCGAGGAAGCCACGACCTTACTCAAGGCGGTGGAGTTCCAGGTAGGCCGCACCGGCGCGCTGACGCCCGTGGCACGGCTGGAACCGGTATTCGTGGGCGGCGCCACCGTGAGCAATGCCACGTTGCACAACATGGACGAGGTGCTGCGCAAGGATGTGCGCGTCGGCGACACCGTAATCGTGCGCCGCGCCGGCGACGTGATTCCAGAGATCGTGGGTGTGGTGCTGAGCGAGCGTCCCGCGGGCACGCAGCCAATAAAGGTACCCGCGAGGTGTCCGGTGTGCGGCGCACACGTGGAACGCGAAACCCGCGAGCGCACCAGGCAGGGCAAGACCGTCATCGAGGAGCTGGCGGCGTGGCGCTGCACCGGCCGCCTGGCATGTCCTGCGCAGTTGGCACAGGCCATTCTGCATTTCGCGGGCCGGCGCGCGCTCGATATCGAGGGCCTGGGCGAAAAACTGGTGGAACAGCTGATTGCGGAAAAATTGCTGCATTCGCCGGCCGACATCTACGCGCTGCAGCATGCGCAACTGGCCAGATTGGAGCGCATGGGCGACAAGTCGGCGGAGAATCTGCTCACCGCGATTGCCAGGAGCAAAACCACCACGCTGGCGCGCTTTTTGTATGCGCTCGGCATACCCGAAGTGGGAGAGGTGACGGCGCAGACTCTGGCAGACCACTTCGGCAGTCTCGATGCTTTGCAGCATGCAGCGCTGCAATATGCGAGCAGTCTCAAGCAGGCCCGTGCCGGCACAGACCGTACGCTCACCAAAAACCTGGCTAATAACGAGTTGCGCAAGGTTCCGGATATCGGTCCGGAAGCGGCCGCCAGTTTGGCTCAGTTCTTTGGCGAACCGCATAATCAGTCGGTCATTCGGGCGCTGCGCGCGGCCGGAGTGCATTGGCCGGAAGGCTCTGGGCGCCGCGCGGAAGCAGGGCGCCTGCAGGGCAAGAGTTTCGTATTGACTGGCACACTGGCAGGCATAAGCCGTGAGCAGGCCACGGAACGCATCCGGGCGCTGGGCGGCAAGGTCGCGGGCAGCGTTTCGCGCAAGACCGATTACCTGGTCGTGGGCACGGAGCCGGGCTCCAAGCTGGCCGAAGCGCGCAGGCTCGGGGTGCGCGAGTTGAGTGAAGCTCAACTCCGGGATCTGCTCGATTCCTGA
- the cysZ gene encoding sulfate transporter CysZ, with translation MFEEFAHGARCLFQGFTWLTRPGVRRYVILPLLINLLLFAAAIALGARYFDAWLVHWISGLPHWLAWLTAVLWVVFALAAAVVLFYAFSLLATLIAAPLDIFLAMRIEAMITGRRPETGRSLVMDIVVGLRSQLQRLLYLVWRMLLIAVVGLVLLFVPLFGALTPLLWFVFTAWTLAIVYSDFPLSNRGVTFIEQRRLFRQKRARMFGFGAAAALCTMVPVVNFIIMPAAVAGATVLWTESPAPNS, from the coding sequence GTGTTCGAGGAATTCGCCCACGGCGCGCGCTGCCTGTTTCAGGGTTTCACCTGGCTGACCCGCCCCGGTGTGCGGCGCTATGTAATCCTGCCGCTGCTCATCAACCTGCTGCTGTTCGCCGCGGCCATTGCCCTCGGTGCGCGCTATTTTGACGCCTGGTTGGTTCACTGGATTTCGGGTCTGCCGCACTGGCTGGCGTGGCTCACTGCAGTGCTGTGGGTAGTGTTTGCACTGGCCGCGGCCGTGGTGCTGTTTTATGCCTTCTCGTTGCTCGCCACCCTCATTGCCGCACCCCTGGATATTTTCCTGGCCATGCGCATCGAGGCCATGATTACCGGTCGCCGCCCCGAGACCGGCCGCAGTCTCGTCATGGACATCGTCGTGGGGCTGCGCAGCCAGCTCCAGCGGCTCCTATATCTCGTGTGGCGCATGCTCCTGATTGCGGTGGTGGGACTGGTGTTGCTCTTTGTGCCGCTGTTCGGCGCACTCACGCCCCTGCTGTGGTTTGTGTTCACCGCCTGGACTCTGGCCATCGTGTATTCGGATTTCCCGCTCAGCAACCGGGGCGTAACGTTTATCGAACAACGGCGCTTGTTCAGGCAAAAGCGTGCGCGCATGTTCGGCTTCGGTGCGGCCGCAGCGCTGTGCACCATGGTGCCGGTGGTGAATTTCATCATCATGCCCGCGGCAGTCGCCGGCGCCACGGTTTTATGGACAGAATCACCGGCGCCGAACTCCTGA
- a CDS encoding peptidylprolyl isomerase, with translation MRIALRSLTLIAAVVILAACGGQQNSADTSTVLATVNGVPITNDMFRAYVRSLAGGQEPQLDAQRHQLVLNRLIDMQVLAQAAQKSGLEKQATVAADLKIQRTGLLAQQLVQQYLTQHPVTEDQIKSEYAARTKSMPGTEYRARHILVASEQQAKDIVNQLNHGANFATLAKKYSTDASGKQGGELGWFSPDQMVPAFSAAVAKLKKGEYTREPVHTQYGWHVIQLEDTRSMPPPSLDSVRDQLTNGLEGQEVEAYVNKLRQDAKVVVTTTSAASNAPAPSATRAPAAGTKH, from the coding sequence ATGCGTATTGCACTTCGTTCCCTGACATTGATTGCCGCCGTCGTGATATTGGCCGCCTGTGGCGGCCAGCAGAATTCGGCGGACACTTCCACGGTGCTGGCCACCGTCAACGGCGTGCCGATCACCAACGACATGTTCCGCGCCTACGTGCGCAGCCTGGCGGGCGGCCAGGAGCCGCAACTCGACGCCCAGCGCCACCAGTTGGTGCTCAACCGCCTGATCGACATGCAGGTACTGGCGCAGGCCGCACAGAAATCCGGCCTGGAGAAACAGGCGACCGTGGCAGCGGATCTGAAGATCCAGCGCACCGGCCTGCTTGCCCAGCAACTCGTGCAGCAGTACCTGACCCAGCATCCGGTCACCGAAGATCAGATCAAGTCGGAATACGCGGCGCGCACCAAGTCCATGCCCGGTACCGAGTACCGCGCACGCCACATCCTGGTAGCCAGCGAGCAGCAGGCCAAGGACATCGTCAACCAGTTGAACCACGGCGCCAACTTCGCCACGCTCGCGAAGAAATATTCCACGGACGCCAGTGGCAAACAGGGCGGCGAGCTCGGCTGGTTCAGTCCGGATCAAATGGTACCGGCATTCTCCGCCGCGGTTGCCAAGCTCAAGAAGGGTGAATACACCCGGGAGCCGGTGCACACCCAGTACGGTTGGCACGTGATCCAGCTGGAGGACACCCGCAGCATGCCGCCGCCGAGCCTGGATTCCGTGCGCGATCAGCTCACCAACGGCCTCGAAGGCCAGGAAGTCGAGGCCTACGTGAACAAATTGCGTCAGGATGCCAAGGTCGTCGTGACTACGACCAGCGCAGCCAGCAATGCTCCGGCACCGAGCGCGACGCGCGCACCTGCCGCGGGAACCAAGCACTGA
- the dksA gene encoding RNA polymerase-binding protein DksA, whose product MGFTPYPLKKGEPYMNENQRMHFRNILLGWKRELMEEVDRTVHHMQNEAANFPDPNDRATQESEFSLELRTRDRERKLIKKIDEALAAVEAGEYGYCDSCGVEIGIRRLEARPTATQCIDCKTLDEIREKQMTG is encoded by the coding sequence ATGGGATTCACGCCCTATCCGCTCAAGAAGGGCGAGCCCTACATGAATGAAAACCAGCGGATGCATTTCCGCAACATTCTGCTGGGCTGGAAACGCGAGCTGATGGAAGAAGTAGACCGCACCGTGCACCACATGCAGAACGAGGCAGCCAACTTCCCGGACCCGAATGATCGCGCCACCCAGGAGTCCGAATTCAGTCTGGAGTTGCGCACCCGCGACCGCGAACGCAAGCTCATCAAGAAAATCGACGAGGCACTGGCCGCGGTGGAAGCCGGCGAGTATGGGTATTGCGATTCCTGCGGAGTGGAAATCGGCATCCGCAGGCTGGAAGCGCGCCCCACCGCCACCCAGTGCATAGACTGCAAGACCCTGGACGAAATCCGCGAAAAGCAGATGACGGGCTGA
- a CDS encoding cell division protein ZipA C-terminal FtsZ-binding domain-containing protein — protein MWQLRLIILLIGVVFIVLVYLLSRQRRQRRAELARTEPSLDEGATLATAEETLTPHPAPMPKPPGGTPEPGARQLILALHVMGAEPDGFDGAHVLKALQVNGLHYGQYQVFHRVTEDLQQTPVFSVASLVEPGVLLPERLSHQRLPGLTLFLVLPGPQDGVAACADMLATARNLARVLGGTVLDERRQPLTPESAQQIRQRILDFQQHPSFPD, from the coding sequence ATGTGGCAACTGCGGCTGATCATTCTGCTCATCGGTGTGGTATTCATCGTGCTGGTCTATCTGTTGTCGCGCCAGCGCCGGCAGCGCCGTGCGGAGCTGGCGCGCACGGAACCCAGCCTGGATGAGGGTGCGACGCTGGCGACCGCGGAGGAAACCTTGACGCCTCATCCCGCGCCAATGCCAAAGCCGCCCGGCGGCACACCGGAACCGGGGGCTCGCCAACTGATTCTCGCGCTGCATGTGATGGGTGCGGAACCCGACGGATTCGACGGCGCGCACGTCCTCAAGGCACTGCAAGTCAACGGCTTGCACTACGGCCAGTATCAGGTGTTTCACCGCGTCACCGAGGACCTGCAACAAACCCCGGTGTTCAGCGTGGCGAGCCTGGTGGAGCCCGGAGTGTTGCTGCCGGAACGCCTGTCCCACCAGCGACTGCCCGGGCTGACGCTGTTTCTCGTGCTGCCCGGCCCGCAGGACGGTGTGGCAGCCTGCGCCGACATGCTGGCCACGGCGCGCAACCTGGCGCGGGTGCTGGGTGGAACGGTGCTGGACGAGCGGCGCCAGCCGCTGACTCCGGAATCGGCGCAGCAGATCCGCCAGCGCATCCTGGATTTCCAGCAGCACCCGTCATTTCCGGACTGA
- the gluQRS gene encoding tRNA glutamyl-Q(34) synthetase GluQRS, whose protein sequence is MNSSPLTPHSSPYIGRFAPSPTGPLHFGSLVAALGSFLDARAHGGRWLLRVEDLDPPREQIGAADNILRSLEIHGLHWDGQVLYQHARLAEYKAAAAKLQTEGWAYPCACSRREIADSGVRGLEGPIYPGTCRQGVPAGKPARALRIRVPDGETLSFEDRLQGVVHQSLAREIGDFVIRRADGCFAYQLAVVVDDAFQEISHVVRGVDLLLSTPRQMWLQRRLRLPTPSYMHLPVALTAAGEKLSKQTGAQPLNDARPGANIFRVLEFLRQAPVKDLRGAPPSELAAWAIRNWQPNRLRGILSHEIAPEST, encoded by the coding sequence TTGAACTCCTCACCCCTCACGCCTCACTCCTCACCTTACATCGGCCGATTTGCACCCTCGCCCACCGGACCGCTGCATTTCGGCTCGCTGGTGGCCGCGCTCGGGAGTTTTCTCGACGCGCGTGCTCACGGCGGTCGGTGGCTGCTGCGCGTTGAGGATCTGGACCCGCCCCGGGAGCAAATTGGCGCCGCTGACAATATCCTGCGCAGCCTGGAAATCCATGGGCTGCATTGGGACGGGCAGGTGCTGTATCAGCATGCGCGGCTGGCTGAATATAAGGCTGCCGCCGCCAAACTTCAGACCGAGGGCTGGGCATATCCCTGTGCCTGCAGCCGGCGGGAAATTGCGGACAGTGGGGTGCGCGGCCTGGAAGGACCGATCTACCCAGGAACCTGCCGCCAGGGCGTACCCGCCGGCAAACCGGCACGCGCACTTCGTATCCGCGTGCCCGACGGTGAGACGCTGTCCTTCGAGGATCGCCTGCAGGGAGTCGTGCACCAGTCGCTGGCCCGGGAAATCGGTGATTTCGTGATTCGCCGCGCCGACGGTTGCTTTGCGTATCAATTGGCGGTGGTGGTGGACGATGCCTTTCAGGAGATCTCCCACGTGGTGCGCGGCGTCGACCTCTTGCTGTCCACGCCCCGGCAGATGTGGCTACAGCGCCGGTTGCGCTTGCCGACACCTTCTTATATGCATCTGCCCGTGGCGCTGACTGCGGCTGGCGAGAAACTGAGCAAGCAAACCGGCGCCCAACCCCTGAATGACGCTCGGCCCGGCGCAAATATCTTCAGGGTGCTGGAATTCCTGCGCCAGGCTCCGGTGAAAGATCTGAGGGGCGCCCCGCCGAGTGAACTTGCGGCATGGGCCATCAGGAATTGGCAGCCCAACCGGTTGCGCGGTATATTGAGCCACGAAATAGCACCAGAAAGCACATGA
- a CDS encoding DUF1499 domain-containing protein — translation MRAGANIPLLIVALLLASCTAILTPMYGVREGQLAPCPSNRDCVSSGDTDPALHIAPLTYTSTRAQASADLLQAINAVGQARIVSNHRNYLRVEYPISNPAERAAQYYYQPANAVDDVEFYLVPERRVIELRSIAQLGLFDVGANRARLEQIRAAFEKLQQQH, via the coding sequence GTGCGCGCGGGCGCGAACATTCCATTGCTGATAGTGGCACTGCTGTTGGCGTCATGCACCGCCATCCTCACGCCCATGTATGGCGTGCGCGAGGGACAACTGGCGCCCTGTCCGTCCAACCGCGATTGCGTGTCGTCCGGCGACACCGATCCCGCCTTGCACATCGCGCCGCTGACGTATACGAGCACCCGCGCCCAGGCGAGCGCCGACCTGCTGCAAGCCATCAATGCAGTGGGCCAGGCACGCATCGTGTCCAACCACCGTAACTATCTGCGTGTCGAATATCCCATCAGCAATCCCGCGGAGCGCGCCGCGCAGTATTACTATCAGCCCGCGAATGCGGTAGATGACGTAGAGTTTTACCTGGTGCCGGAACGCCGCGTGATTGAACTCCGTTCCATCGCTCAGCTCGGCTTGTTCGACGTGGGCGCCAATCGCGCGCGACTGGAACAGATACGCGCGGCATTCGAAAAACTCCAGCAACAGCACTGA